One Desulfobulbus oligotrophicus DNA segment encodes these proteins:
- the fabB gene encoding beta-ketoacyl-ACP synthase I: MRRVVITGMGIVSPLGDTTEEVLTSLKESRSGIRYHARYQEIGLRSQIGGFTRVDLKQQIDKKHLRFMGNAAAYASIAMQQAISDSGLHEDEVSHPRTGLIIGSGGTSAENVVATADVMRKKGLKRLSPFMVPRTMSSTVSACLTSTYRIQGLCYSISSACATGSHCIGSAVEQIQMGKQDVVFAGGADEEHWTQTAMFDAMGALSTRFNETPTRASRPYDRDRDGFVVANGAGLVVVEEYERARKRGAPMYAEVVGYGATADGSEMVQPSGEGAVRCIRLALDTAGSDIDYINAHGTSTPIGDLVELRAIREVFGLSNPPISSTKSLSGHSLGAAGVHETVYSLLMLKHGFICGSANIEHMDPEAEGHNLVTANRDARLTTVMSNSYGFGGTNACLIFRRV; this comes from the coding sequence ATGCGACGAGTCGTGATTACCGGCATGGGTATTGTCTCGCCTCTGGGAGACACCACTGAGGAGGTGCTGACCTCTCTAAAGGAAAGCAGATCCGGCATCCGCTATCATGCCCGCTATCAGGAGATCGGATTACGTTCCCAGATAGGCGGGTTTACCCGGGTTGACCTCAAGCAGCAGATTGATAAAAAACATCTCCGTTTCATGGGCAATGCTGCGGCCTATGCCTCCATCGCCATGCAGCAGGCCATCAGTGACAGCGGGCTGCATGAGGACGAGGTCAGTCATCCGCGCACCGGTCTGATCATCGGCTCCGGCGGTACCTCAGCCGAGAATGTGGTTGCCACGGCTGATGTCATGCGGAAAAAGGGCTTGAAACGGCTTTCTCCCTTCATGGTTCCACGGACCATGAGCAGCACGGTCTCCGCCTGTCTGACCAGCACGTACCGGATCCAGGGACTCTGCTACTCTATTTCTTCGGCCTGTGCCACTGGTTCGCACTGTATCGGCAGTGCTGTCGAGCAGATTCAGATGGGTAAGCAGGACGTGGTTTTTGCCGGTGGCGCGGATGAAGAACACTGGACCCAGACCGCCATGTTTGACGCCATGGGCGCTCTGTCCACCAGGTTTAACGAGACACCGACCAGGGCCTCGCGACCCTATGACCGTGATCGTGACGGTTTTGTTGTTGCCAACGGCGCCGGTCTGGTGGTGGTGGAAGAGTATGAGCGGGCAAGAAAACGGGGAGCACCCATGTATGCTGAAGTGGTGGGGTATGGTGCGACTGCGGATGGTTCGGAGATGGTGCAGCCCTCAGGCGAGGGCGCGGTACGCTGTATTCGTCTGGCCCTGGATACGGCCGGCAGCGATATTGACTACATCAATGCCCATGGCACTTCAACCCCGATCGGAGATCTGGTCGAACTGCGGGCTATCCGGGAGGTCTTTGGTCTCAGCAACCCGCCGATCAGTTCAACCAAATCTCTTTCCGGTCACAGCCTGGGAGCAGCCGGGGTTCACGAAACCGTTTACAGCCTCCTGATGCTTAAGCACGGCTTCATCTGCGGTTCGGCAAATATTGAACATATGGACCCGGAGGCAGAGGGCCATAATCTTGTCACCGCTAACCGTGACGCCCGATTAACAACGGTGATGAGCAACAGCTACGGTTTTGGCGGCACCAATGCCTGCCTGATTTTCCGACGAGTCTGA
- the rfaE2 gene encoding D-glycero-beta-D-manno-heptose 1-phosphate adenylyltransferase has product MSGPSLFPAVACVQFPIAPGRIEENIRQVESLIAEHAPGPDTLLLLPEMWATGFDYAQTAAFGKRTPEILKVMARLAETHHIYLAGSLTELTEDDALPRNTLFLVGPEGVVGKIPKQHLFGYWQEDQYYQRGMSTPPLQTPLGPLAGLVCYDLRFPETARHQVFAGARLLAVCAQWPRSRLEHWQTLVRARAIENQVYVAAVNSCGRTGHMDMAGHSMIVAPDGTVLQSAAMEAAVITSKLDSTAVDEQRHRFYPAGDRSWLTTDHEKVQDLDTVAAKTRLIRRQGSRLAFTNGCFDLVHAGHVSYLEAARRTADCLVVGINTDASVRSLKGADRPVNNEQDRARVLAALGCVDYVILFADPTPLRLITTLLPDVLVKGADWPEAEIVGASEVKAAGGRVVRIVFQHDRSTTALIDKIRASARAPINTF; this is encoded by the coding sequence ATGAGCGGACCGTCTCTTTTCCCAGCCGTTGCCTGTGTGCAGTTCCCCATTGCTCCCGGCAGGATAGAAGAAAATATCAGACAGGTCGAGTCTCTGATCGCCGAACACGCACCAGGACCTGACACCCTGCTGCTGCTGCCGGAGATGTGGGCCACTGGTTTTGATTATGCGCAGACAGCCGCCTTTGGCAAGAGAACGCCGGAAATCCTGAAGGTCATGGCACGGCTTGCCGAAACCCATCACATCTATCTGGCCGGATCTCTGACCGAACTGACTGAAGACGACGCTCTCCCCCGAAACACCCTATTTCTTGTCGGTCCGGAAGGTGTGGTCGGCAAGATTCCCAAACAGCACCTGTTTGGTTACTGGCAGGAAGATCAATACTATCAGAGGGGAATGAGTACGCCACCCTTGCAGACACCCCTCGGTCCTCTCGCCGGACTGGTCTGCTATGACCTTCGTTTCCCGGAAACAGCACGTCACCAGGTTTTTGCAGGTGCCCGTCTGCTGGCGGTCTGTGCCCAATGGCCACGCAGCCGCCTGGAGCATTGGCAAACCCTGGTCAGGGCACGAGCCATCGAAAATCAGGTCTATGTCGCCGCAGTGAACAGCTGCGGCCGTACCGGTCATATGGACATGGCCGGACACTCAATGATTGTCGCCCCTGACGGCACGGTTCTGCAATCTGCAGCCATGGAGGCCGCGGTGATTACCTCTAAACTGGACAGCACGGCTGTTGATGAGCAGCGGCACCGGTTTTATCCGGCAGGTGATCGTTCCTGGCTGACTACGGATCATGAAAAGGTACAGGATCTGGACACCGTGGCCGCCAAGACCCGCCTGATCCGCCGACAGGGGAGTCGTCTTGCCTTTACCAACGGTTGCTTTGATCTTGTCCACGCCGGTCATGTCAGTTACCTGGAAGCCGCCAGACGAACCGCTGACTGTCTGGTGGTGGGGATCAATACCGATGCATCGGTTCGCAGCCTCAAAGGTGCCGACAGACCGGTCAATAACGAGCAGGACCGGGCCCGTGTACTGGCTGCCCTTGGGTGTGTCGACTATGTCATCCTCTTTGCCGACCCGACACCGCTTCGCCTGATCACAACACTGCTGCCCGATGTGCTGGTAAAGGGGGCTGACTGGCCGGAAGCGGAGATTGTCGGAGCTTCGGAGGTGAAGGCCGCCGGTGGCCGGGTCGTGCGTATCGTCTTTCAACACGACCGCTCAACAACAGCTCTGATCGATAAGATCAGGGCTTCTGCACGTGCTCCCATCAACACTTTTTAA
- a CDS encoding ferritin, giving the protein MNEKILNAINKQINAEMYSAYLYLSMEAHFQSIGLLGFATWMRAQAQEEMMHAMKFYDYVYERGGTVTLEAIDKPEATWDTPLAVFEAVLAHEKHVTSLINDLVELAINERDHASNIFLQWYVTEQVEEEASVNEVIDKLKLIEGTRSGLFMVDAELGKRVFTETEPAAE; this is encoded by the coding sequence ATGAACGAAAAAATACTTAACGCCATAAACAAGCAGATTAATGCTGAGATGTACTCCGCCTATCTCTACCTGTCGATGGAAGCCCATTTCCAGTCGATCGGTCTGCTGGGCTTTGCCACCTGGATGCGGGCGCAGGCTCAGGAAGAGATGATGCATGCCATGAAATTCTATGACTACGTCTATGAGCGGGGCGGCACGGTCACCCTTGAGGCCATTGATAAACCGGAAGCAACCTGGGACACTCCGCTGGCAGTTTTCGAAGCTGTACTTGCCCATGAAAAACATGTGACAAGCCTTATCAACGATCTGGTTGAACTGGCGATCAACGAAAGGGACCATGCCTCCAACATCTTCCTCCAGTGGTATGTTACAGAGCAAGTTGAGGAAGAAGCCAGTGTCAATGAAGTCATCGACAAACTGAAACTGATTGAGGGGACCCGATCCGGTCTGTTCATGGTTGATGCAGAACTGGGAAAAAGGGTCTTTACCGAGACTGAACCGGCTGCAGAATAA
- a CDS encoding efflux RND transporter permease subunit, translating into MKFTDLFVQRPVLAMVTSLLIIIAGLQAIGSLNVRQYPRSDNAVVTVTTVFTGANAELVRGFITTPLERAIAGADGIDYLQSQSSQGVSVINARLRLNYDPIKALSEISSKVDQVRRDLPPEAEIPVIDVESADSQFASAYLSFTSDTLEQNEITDYLMRVIQPRLSALAGVQRAEILGARTFAMRIWLDPAKMAAFNVSPSQVYQALANNNFLAAVGTTKGELVQVNLTTNTDMHTTEDFKRLVIREDNDALVRIEDVGQVVLGAEDYDTEVHFSGQTAVFMGIWPLPNANSLEVIKRVRAEMTEINRQLPTGFTADITYDGTDYIENAIKEVIKTLSETLLIVSIIIFLFLGSFRAAVIPVIAIPLSLIGAMFVMQLAGFTINLLTLLAIVLSVGLVVDDAIVVVENVERHLSGGKTPLQAALLSGRELVKPLISMTTTLAAVYAPIGLQGGLTGALFREFAFTLAGAVIISGIVALTLSPMMSSKLLKPGITERGLAGKIGRDFKRLRTAYGRWLEFTLHNRKAVYLVWMTLGLLSIPMFQMSAKELAPTEDQGVIFGIIESAANSTLDQNRRYTAAVNQTFLNIPETNSVFQLTQPSSGFSGMVVKPWQERPRTIFEIMPEVTEKLHGITGIRVLPVLPPALPGGGQFPVEFVIASTAELDQILTFAQEIQQIATQSNMFAFPPLIDVKIDQPRAEIDIDRDKVAALGLNLQQVGNDLATMISGNYVNRFNIAGRSYKVMPQIMRTDRLTADQLQNIHVTGPDGGLVPLSTVATVTNTTEARSLNRFQQLNAVTISAYPVRPLDEALQFLENEAAKILPQGYTIDYTGESRQLRVEGNTFAFAFGLAIILIFLVLAAQFNSFRDPFVILAGSVPLAMFGAMIFTFLKMPDPNVPFWTAGWTTTLNIYSQVGLVTLVGLVSKNGILIVEFANKLQEQGLSKHAAVHEACMTRLRPILMTTGATVAGHFPLTLVTGAGAAARNSIGLVLVGGMAIGSLFTLFLIPSIYMLVARDHRKGQDKQETALTDMTEKDMLPAD; encoded by the coding sequence ATGAAATTCACCGATCTTTTTGTCCAACGGCCGGTGTTGGCAATGGTGACCAGTCTGCTGATTATTATCGCCGGGCTCCAGGCCATCGGCTCGCTGAATGTTCGTCAGTATCCGCGCAGCGACAACGCCGTGGTCACGGTGACCACCGTCTTCACCGGAGCCAATGCCGAACTGGTGCGCGGCTTTATCACCACACCGCTGGAGCGTGCCATCGCCGGTGCAGACGGTATTGATTATCTGCAATCGCAGTCCAGCCAGGGCGTGTCAGTCATCAACGCCCGATTACGGCTCAACTATGACCCGATCAAGGCGCTCTCTGAAATCAGCTCCAAAGTTGATCAGGTACGCCGCGACCTGCCGCCGGAAGCCGAAATCCCGGTTATTGACGTTGAGTCGGCAGACTCTCAATTTGCTTCAGCCTACCTCAGCTTCACCTCGGATACCCTGGAACAGAACGAGATAACCGACTACCTGATGCGCGTGATTCAGCCGCGGTTATCAGCCCTGGCCGGAGTGCAGCGGGCGGAGATCCTCGGTGCCCGGACCTTTGCCATGCGTATCTGGCTTGATCCCGCAAAAATGGCGGCCTTCAACGTCAGTCCGAGCCAGGTGTACCAGGCGCTGGCCAACAACAACTTCCTTGCCGCCGTCGGAACCACAAAGGGAGAGCTGGTGCAGGTCAACCTGACAACCAACACCGACATGCACACCACCGAAGATTTCAAACGGCTGGTCATTCGGGAGGATAACGATGCACTTGTCCGGATTGAAGATGTGGGACAGGTGGTGCTGGGTGCTGAAGATTATGACACCGAAGTGCATTTTTCCGGACAGACGGCCGTGTTCATGGGGATCTGGCCGCTTCCCAACGCCAACTCACTTGAAGTGATCAAACGGGTCCGGGCTGAGATGACGGAGATCAACAGACAGCTTCCCACCGGTTTTACCGCCGACATCACCTATGACGGGACTGACTACATCGAAAATGCCATCAAAGAGGTTATCAAGACGCTCAGCGAGACACTGCTCATCGTCAGCATCATTATCTTTCTGTTTCTCGGCTCTTTCCGGGCGGCCGTTATTCCGGTCATTGCCATCCCCCTGTCACTGATCGGCGCCATGTTTGTGATGCAGCTTGCCGGCTTCACCATTAACCTGCTCACCCTTCTGGCCATTGTTCTCTCCGTTGGTCTGGTGGTTGACGATGCCATTGTTGTGGTCGAAAATGTCGAACGCCACCTCAGTGGAGGAAAAACACCGCTCCAGGCAGCTCTGCTCAGTGGCCGCGAACTGGTCAAGCCGCTCATCTCAATGACCACCACTCTTGCCGCTGTCTATGCGCCCATCGGGCTCCAGGGAGGTCTGACCGGGGCACTGTTCCGCGAGTTCGCCTTTACCCTGGCCGGTGCGGTTATTATTTCCGGTATCGTTGCCCTCACCCTGTCGCCGATGATGTCATCGAAGCTGCTGAAACCGGGGATTACCGAGCGTGGACTGGCCGGAAAAATCGGCCGTGACTTTAAACGACTGCGTACCGCCTACGGCCGCTGGCTTGAGTTCACTCTGCACAACCGGAAAGCCGTTTACCTTGTCTGGATGACCCTTGGTCTGCTCTCCATTCCCATGTTTCAGATGTCGGCAAAGGAGTTGGCACCAACAGAAGATCAGGGCGTTATCTTCGGCATCATCGAGTCAGCAGCCAACTCCACACTGGACCAGAATCGGCGCTACACAGCGGCTGTCAACCAGACCTTTCTGAACATCCCGGAAACGAACTCTGTTTTTCAGCTCACCCAACCCAGTTCCGGATTCAGCGGTATGGTGGTCAAGCCCTGGCAGGAACGGCCGCGAACCATCTTTGAAATCATGCCCGAAGTAACGGAAAAGTTACATGGGATCACCGGTATCCGTGTCTTGCCGGTTCTGCCGCCGGCTCTGCCCGGCGGCGGTCAGTTTCCGGTGGAATTTGTGATTGCCTCCACGGCCGAGCTCGATCAGATCCTGACATTTGCCCAGGAGATCCAGCAGATCGCCACGCAAAGCAACATGTTTGCCTTTCCGCCGTTAATCGATGTCAAGATCGATCAACCCAGGGCAGAGATCGACATTGATCGCGATAAGGTGGCGGCACTGGGACTTAACCTGCAACAGGTCGGCAATGACCTTGCCACCATGATCAGCGGCAACTATGTCAACCGGTTCAATATTGCCGGCCGCAGCTATAAGGTGATGCCCCAGATTATGCGGACTGACCGGCTGACTGCAGATCAGCTGCAAAACATCCATGTGACCGGTCCGGACGGCGGTCTGGTCCCGTTGTCCACGGTGGCCACTGTCACCAATACCACGGAAGCACGCTCATTAAACCGGTTCCAGCAGCTGAACGCAGTGACCATCAGTGCCTACCCGGTTCGCCCGCTGGACGAAGCGCTTCAATTTCTGGAAAACGAGGCCGCCAAAATTCTTCCCCAGGGATATACCATTGATTACACAGGAGAATCAAGGCAGCTGCGAGTTGAAGGCAACACCTTTGCCTTTGCTTTCGGGCTGGCGATCATCCTGATATTCCTTGTGCTGGCCGCCCAGTTCAACAGCTTTCGCGATCCCTTTGTCATCCTGGCCGGCTCTGTCCCCCTGGCCATGTTCGGGGCCATGATCTTCACCTTTCTCAAGATGCCTGATCCCAATGTCCCTTTCTGGACCGCAGGATGGACCACCACGCTCAACATCTACTCGCAGGTCGGTTTAGTCACTCTGGTTGGACTGGTGTCAAAAAACGGTATTCTGATTGTTGAATTTGCCAACAAGCTCCAGGAACAGGGCCTGAGCAAACATGCGGCCGTGCATGAAGCCTGCATGACCCGTCTGCGGCCGATCTTAATGACCACCGGGGCCACGGTTGCCGGTCACTTTCCGCTGACCCTGGTCACCGGCGCAGGGGCCGCCGCCCGGAACTCCATTGGTCTGGTACTGGTTGGCGGCATGGCCATCGGCTCTCTGTTCACACTATTCCTCATTCCATCGATCTATATGCTGGTTGCCAGGGATCACCGCAAGGGACAGGACAAACAGGAGACAGCGTTGACGGACATGACAGAAAAAGACATGCTGCCGGCAGACTGA
- a CDS encoding DVU0298 family protein, with protein MANSRTIKTEVLTLLNGQDLNIIIKALDSYPPKAVINALFSAICREDPHIRWFAVSCMGHTINRLAKKEMEEARTVMRRFLWSLNDESGGIGWGAPESMAEVMCQHAGLAEEYVHMLISYMREDGEELYQDGNYLEHPLLQQGLLWGIARMSGCRPRLLIERGAGADIPAYLHAEDGITRGLAVLAVGNLFLTATEGVLRKLVTDTAPLTLYWEGAFQSTTVGTLAETALERMAE; from the coding sequence ATGGCAAACAGTCGAACAATAAAAACCGAGGTTTTGACGCTTCTTAACGGTCAGGACCTCAACATCATCATCAAAGCACTGGACAGCTATCCGCCCAAGGCTGTGATCAATGCCCTGTTTTCGGCAATCTGCCGGGAAGATCCGCATATCCGCTGGTTTGCAGTCAGCTGTATGGGGCATACCATAAACCGGCTGGCAAAAAAAGAAATGGAAGAGGCACGGACAGTGATGCGCCGCTTCCTCTGGAGTCTGAATGACGAATCCGGCGGCATCGGCTGGGGGGCACCCGAATCCATGGCTGAGGTCATGTGTCAGCATGCCGGTCTGGCCGAAGAGTATGTCCATATGCTGATCTCGTACATGCGTGAGGATGGAGAGGAGCTTTATCAGGACGGCAACTACCTTGAACATCCGCTCCTGCAACAGGGTCTGCTCTGGGGTATTGCCCGGATGAGCGGTTGCAGACCGCGCCTCCTGATCGAGCGGGGCGCCGGTGCCGACATCCCCGCCTACCTGCATGCCGAAGACGGGATAACACGAGGACTTGCCGTCCTTGCCGTCGGTAACCTCTTCTTAACAGCCACTGAAGGGGTTTTACGTAAACTTGTAACTGATACAGCTCCCCTGACTCTGTACTGGGAAGGTGCTTTTCAGTCGACCACAGTGGGTACCCTGGCAGAGACAGCCCTGGAAAGGATGGCTGAATGA
- a CDS encoding heavy-metal-associated domain-containing protein: protein MTVVRINGMKCQHCAGSVKKALEELGATEVQVDPAKGEACFSGVIDNDAMRQAIAAKGFSVVE, encoded by the coding sequence ATGACAGTTGTTCGTATCAATGGTATGAAATGCCAACACTGCGCCGGATCGGTGAAAAAAGCCCTGGAAGAGCTGGGTGCCACTGAGGTGCAGGTGGATCCGGCTAAAGGTGAGGCCTGTTTTTCAGGAGTCATCGATAATGATGCAATGCGACAGGCAATCGCGGCCAAGGGCTTTAGCGTGGTTGAATAA
- a CDS encoding efflux RND transporter periplasmic adaptor subunit, protein MKLKPILLTILGVTLIVGVLAGIKALQIGTLIKQGKAVQIPPEVVTTTQVESQSWESLVTATGTLEAVQGVTVAAELTGKITDIAFEPGVLIKAGDLLVQQDIAAETAQLRSAEAAVALARVTFERTRKMLATKTVAEANYDNAEAQLKQALAQADIIRATIDKKTIRAPFSGRLGIRQVNIGQIIQENTPIVSLQALDPIFVNFLVPQQQLRQMQVGYTVRITSDALPNGWSVSGTITAVNPEVETSNRNIRVQATVTNPEDRLRPGMFVNVAVIQPEPEPVLAIPSTAVLYAPYSDSVFIVEEDTTPAHQVVRHQFVRLGEQRGDFVAVVSGLDPRQTVVSTGVFKLRNGQAVVIDNSLAPEFKLNPQPKDG, encoded by the coding sequence ATGAAACTCAAGCCCATCCTGCTCACCATCCTCGGCGTCACCCTGATTGTTGGTGTCCTGGCCGGTATCAAGGCACTGCAGATCGGCACCCTGATCAAACAGGGAAAAGCTGTACAGATCCCGCCGGAAGTGGTGACAACCACACAGGTGGAATCACAGTCCTGGGAATCGCTCGTCACCGCAACCGGCACCCTGGAAGCGGTCCAGGGCGTAACTGTGGCAGCAGAGCTGACCGGTAAGATAACAGATATCGCCTTTGAACCCGGTGTGCTTATCAAAGCAGGCGACCTGCTGGTGCAGCAGGACATTGCCGCCGAAACTGCACAATTGCGATCTGCGGAAGCAGCCGTTGCCCTGGCCAGGGTGACATTTGAACGCACCAGAAAGATGCTGGCCACCAAGACAGTGGCCGAAGCCAACTATGATAACGCCGAGGCGCAGCTTAAACAGGCACTGGCCCAGGCCGACATCATCAGGGCAACCATCGACAAGAAGACCATCCGTGCCCCCTTCAGCGGACGACTCGGGATCCGCCAGGTCAACATTGGCCAGATCATCCAGGAAAATACGCCGATTGTCAGCCTGCAGGCGCTTGATCCAATCTTTGTCAACTTCCTGGTCCCGCAGCAGCAGTTGCGGCAGATGCAGGTGGGCTACACGGTCCGGATCACCTCCGATGCCCTGCCAAACGGCTGGTCTGTGTCCGGAACCATCACCGCTGTCAATCCTGAAGTTGAGACCAGCAACCGCAATATCCGGGTACAGGCCACGGTGACGAATCCGGAGGACCGTCTCCGGCCCGGAATGTTTGTCAACGTTGCTGTCATTCAACCCGAACCCGAACCGGTCCTGGCTATTCCGTCAACAGCTGTTTTGTATGCCCCCTACTCTGATTCTGTCTTCATTGTTGAAGAGGACACAACACCGGCACACCAGGTGGTCCGCCATCAGTTTGTACGTCTTGGTGAACAGCGTGGTGATTTTGTTGCGGTTGTCTCCGGGCTTGATCCACGGCAGACTGTGGTCAGCACCGGTGTGTTCAAGCTCCGCAATGGCCAGGCCGTTGTTATTGATAACAGCCTGGCCCCGGAATTCAAACTGAATCCGCAGCCCAAGGATGGTTAA
- a CDS encoding SDR family oxidoreductase: protein MQKTVCITGATSGFGRACAQRFAAEGWRLIVSGRRTERLDELIRELKTVPVHAIPLDVRNREEVTAMVRDLPEGFRDVDVLVNNAGLALGLEGAHAASLEDWETMIDTNIKGLCYLTRCFLPGMVARNQGHIINMGSIAGTYPYPGGNVYGATKAFVKQFSRNLLTDLVHTRVRVTNIEPGLAESEFSIVRFHGDKEKADTVYSGTEPLRPADIAEIAYWVTTVPPHVNICTVEVMPTCQSCGPFAIHRGS from the coding sequence ATGCAGAAAACCGTTTGCATAACCGGTGCTACCTCAGGATTTGGGAGGGCCTGCGCCCAGCGATTTGCAGCAGAGGGGTGGCGGTTGATCGTGAGTGGCCGGCGTACGGAGAGGCTGGACGAGCTGATCCGGGAGCTGAAAACAGTACCGGTGCATGCCATACCCCTGGATGTCCGCAACCGTGAAGAGGTGACCGCCATGGTGCGTGATCTGCCCGAAGGGTTTCGTGACGTTGATGTCCTGGTCAACAATGCCGGCCTGGCACTGGGGCTTGAGGGTGCGCATGCGGCCAGCCTCGAGGATTGGGAAACCATGATTGATACGAACATCAAGGGGCTGTGCTACCTCACCCGCTGCTTCCTGCCCGGTATGGTGGCACGTAATCAGGGACACATCATTAATATGGGCTCGATTGCCGGTACCTATCCGTACCCCGGCGGCAACGTATACGGGGCCACCAAAGCCTTTGTCAAACAGTTTTCCCGGAACCTGCTCACCGACCTGGTCCATACCCGGGTGCGGGTGACCAATATCGAACCGGGCCTGGCTGAAAGCGAGTTCTCCATTGTTCGGTTTCATGGCGATAAAGAAAAGGCCGATACCGTGTACAGTGGCACAGAACCGCTGCGGCCGGCGGATATTGCCGAAATAGCCTATTGGGTGACCACCGTGCCGCCGCATGTCAACATCTGCACGGTTGAGGTCATGCCGACCTGCCAGAGTTGCGGCCCGTTTGCCATTCATCGGGGATCCTGA
- the groL gene encoding chaperonin GroEL (60 kDa chaperone family; promotes refolding of misfolded polypeptides especially under stressful conditions; forms two stacked rings of heptamers to form a barrel-shaped 14mer; ends can be capped by GroES; misfolded proteins enter the barrel where they are refolded when GroES binds) has translation MAAKELKYSDKAREKMLTGVNTLTNAVKVTLGPKGRNVLIEKSFGAPVITKDGVTVAKEIELKDKFENMGAQMVKEVASKTSDVAGDGTTTATVLAQAIFTEGAKLVAAGSNPMEVKRGIDASVAAIVAELGKIASPTKEQKEIAQVGTISANNDETIGNIIAEAMDKVGKEGVITVEEAKSMETSLDVVEGMQFDRGYLSPYFVTDPERMEVSMEEPLILIHEKKISSMKDLLPILESVAKMGKPLCMIAEDVDGEALATLVVNKLRGTLNVAAVKAPGFGDRRKAMLEDIAILTGGQVITEDLGIKLENVTINDLGTAKRIVIDKDNTTIIDGAGDKDKLAARVKQIRAQIEDTTSDYDREKLQERLAKLIGGVAVINVGAATEVEMKEKKARVEDALNATRAAVEEGVVPGGGVAYLRCLKVLDTLKLEGEQELGKNIIRRALEEPIRQIADNAGREGSVIVEHVKNLEGPMGFNAATEKYEDLIEAGVIDPAKVTRSALQNAASVSGLLLTTECMIAELPEEDKMPGGMSPGGMGGMGGMGGMGGMM, from the coding sequence ATGGCTGCAAAAGAATTAAAATATAGTGACAAGGCCCGTGAAAAAATGCTCACCGGCGTTAACACGTTGACCAACGCCGTCAAGGTGACGCTTGGACCGAAGGGACGGAATGTCCTCATCGAAAAATCATTTGGCGCACCGGTTATTACAAAAGACGGCGTGACGGTTGCAAAAGAGATTGAACTGAAAGACAAGTTCGAAAACATGGGTGCGCAGATGGTTAAAGAGGTCGCATCCAAGACATCGGATGTTGCCGGTGACGGTACCACCACTGCCACCGTACTGGCGCAGGCTATCTTTACAGAAGGGGCCAAGCTGGTTGCCGCAGGTTCCAATCCCATGGAAGTTAAACGTGGTATTGACGCCTCTGTTGCCGCTATTGTTGCCGAGCTTGGCAAGATCGCCAGCCCGACCAAGGAGCAGAAAGAAATAGCCCAGGTTGGTACCATTTCTGCGAATAACGACGAGACCATCGGTAACATCATTGCCGAGGCCATGGATAAGGTCGGCAAGGAAGGGGTGATCACTGTTGAAGAGGCCAAGTCCATGGAAACCTCCCTTGACGTGGTTGAAGGGATGCAGTTTGATCGTGGCTACCTCTCCCCCTACTTTGTCACTGATCCCGAGAGAATGGAAGTCAGCATGGAAGAGCCGCTGATCCTGATCCATGAGAAAAAAATCTCCAGCATGAAGGATCTGCTGCCGATTCTTGAGTCTGTTGCCAAGATGGGGAAACCGCTGTGCATGATCGCCGAAGATGTTGACGGTGAGGCCCTGGCCACCTTGGTGGTGAACAAATTGCGCGGAACCCTGAACGTTGCCGCTGTTAAAGCTCCTGGTTTCGGTGATCGCCGGAAGGCCATGCTTGAGGATATCGCCATCCTGACCGGCGGACAGGTTATTACCGAAGATCTCGGCATTAAACTGGAAAACGTCACTATCAATGATCTTGGTACAGCCAAACGTATTGTTATCGACAAGGATAACACCACGATCATCGACGGTGCCGGCGATAAGGATAAGCTGGCAGCCCGGGTGAAGCAGATTCGTGCGCAGATTGAGGACACCACCTCTGATTATGACCGCGAGAAACTGCAGGAGCGTTTAGCCAAGCTCATCGGTGGTGTTGCTGTGATCAACGTCGGTGCGGCCACCGAGGTTGAGATGAAGGAGAAAAAAGCCCGTGTTGAGGACGCGCTGAATGCCACACGTGCAGCCGTTGAAGAGGGTGTTGTTCCTGGTGGTGGTGTAGCCTATCTGCGCTGCCTCAAGGTTCTTGATACCCTTAAACTTGAAGGCGAGCAGGAACTGGGTAAAAATATCATCCGTCGTGCTCTTGAAGAGCCGATTCGTCAGATCGCCGACAATGCCGGTCGTGAAGGTTCGGTCATCGTTGAACACGTCAAGAACCTTGAAGGGCCAATGGGGTTCAATGCGGCGACTGAAAAGTACGAAGACCTGATCGAAGCCGGTGTCATTGATCCGGCCAAGGTAACCCGTTCCGCACTGCAGAATGCAGCTTCTGTGTCAGGCCTACTGCTGACCACCGAGTGCATGATTGCCGAGCTGCCCGAAGAGGATAAGATGCCTGGCGGTATGTCTCCTGGCGGCATGGGTGGCATGGGTGGTATGGGCGGCATGGGCGGCATGATGTAA